In Shouchella patagoniensis, the following are encoded in one genomic region:
- a CDS encoding non-ribosomal peptide synthetase translates to MSNSKGKLSSAKLLLLDKLLDEEGLLENDTKIKPRESVEFAPLSFAQERFWFVQQLEPNLPIFNMPASVRLYGDLNINWLENSINHIIENHESLRTVFRSVNGEIIQNVLGNQYLKLKVVDLRKLSSVEQRTKLKNYEEVISCKMFDLEKGPLIQLQLICLEDNEHVLLICLHHMVFDGWSLGIFLKDLTQAYEFYVNGGMAKKKIRSYTRNTIQYGDYANWQRNLLKGEKLHSLIAYWKNHLIEAPSSIEIPNSKKRKYVQTFEGKTSHFQLSKELLSKLKDLSKKEDVTLYMLLLSVLKLLLYRYTEQKKIVIGTPIANRKKYELEPIIGLLMNTLVLYTDFTDETNFFELLSKVKKVTLEAYEHQDIPFEKLVENLESVRDLSRHPLFQIMFVLQNSPTPLNELSNLNMSVRELDPGISKFDLTVRATELEDHLSVAWEYNVDIFEESMMNKMMNHFQVLLEEVVNHPEYKLSEFSLLTKEEKGQLQQWNQTERSIPEEMCIHQLFEKQVAKNADKLAVLSGRANLTYGELNKRSNQVAHFLQEQGVGPETRVGICMNRSLELVICMMGILKAGAAYVPIDPSVPKERKSYIVESSEAAIVLTQEDLKQQLPEKRVNWDYIYYDRDEFQHYQSKNVSSSVQQKNTAYLIYTSGSTGRPKGVIEAHRPVINVIDWVNKTYEVGENDRMLWITSIGFDLSVYDVFGLLAAGGSIRIASEQDIGNPERLISLLNEGEVTFWDSAPAALQQLVPLLKMKENAVANSHLRLVFLSGDWIPLELPGTMKELFPRVQVVGLGGATEATIWSNYYNINDIPEEWTSIPYGKPIQNARYYILDQHGNPCPIGIPGELHIGGRCLAEGYVSRELTEERFISDPFVHQIEAKMYRTGDLARYQEDGNIEFLGRLDHQVKVRGYRVELGEIESVLNQHKNIQESVV, encoded by the coding sequence TTGAGTAACTCTAAGGGGAAATTATCGTCCGCAAAGCTTTTGTTATTAGATAAATTACTTGATGAGGAAGGACTTTTAGAGAATGACACTAAAATTAAACCAAGAGAATCAGTCGAGTTTGCTCCTCTGTCCTTTGCACAAGAAAGGTTCTGGTTTGTCCAACAGTTAGAACCAAATCTACCTATTTTTAATATGCCTGCTTCTGTACGTTTATATGGGGATCTGAATATAAATTGGTTGGAAAATAGCATAAATCATATTATTGAAAATCATGAATCATTAAGAACAGTGTTCAGAAGTGTTAATGGTGAAATCATTCAAAATGTGCTTGGAAATCAGTATTTGAAATTAAAAGTAGTTGATTTAAGAAAGTTATCTTCTGTGGAACAGCGTACTAAACTCAAGAATTATGAAGAGGTAATTTCTTGTAAAATGTTTGATTTGGAGAAGGGTCCCCTTATTCAACTTCAATTAATATGCTTGGAAGATAATGAACATGTTTTATTGATATGTTTACATCATATGGTTTTTGATGGTTGGTCATTAGGTATATTTCTTAAAGATCTTACTCAAGCATATGAATTTTATGTAAACGGAGGCATGGCTAAAAAAAAAATACGTTCCTATACAAGAAATACTATCCAATACGGAGATTATGCAAATTGGCAGCGTAATTTGCTTAAAGGGGAAAAGCTCCATTCACTTATCGCATATTGGAAGAATCATCTGATTGAAGCGCCATCTTCAATTGAAATTCCCAATAGTAAAAAAAGGAAATATGTACAAACATTTGAGGGTAAGACAAGTCACTTTCAATTGTCAAAAGAACTTCTTAGCAAGTTAAAGGACTTAAGTAAAAAAGAAGATGTTACTTTATACATGCTTTTATTATCGGTACTAAAATTACTACTGTATCGGTATACAGAGCAGAAAAAAATTGTCATAGGGACACCAATTGCTAATAGAAAAAAGTATGAATTAGAACCAATAATCGGTTTATTGATGAATACACTTGTTCTGTATACAGATTTTACTGATGAAACTAACTTTTTTGAATTATTATCAAAAGTAAAGAAAGTTACTTTAGAGGCTTATGAACATCAAGATATACCGTTCGAAAAGCTAGTAGAAAATCTTGAATCGGTCAGAGACTTAAGTCGCCACCCCTTATTTCAGATAATGTTTGTATTGCAAAATTCCCCTACACCTTTGAATGAACTGTCGAATTTAAATATGTCTGTACGAGAACTGGATCCTGGAATATCTAAATTTGATTTAACTGTCAGAGCTACTGAATTGGAGGATCACTTATCGGTGGCTTGGGAATATAATGTAGATATATTTGAAGAATCTATGATGAACAAAATGATGAACCATTTTCAAGTATTGCTAGAAGAGGTTGTAAACCATCCAGAATATAAACTATCTGAATTTTCTCTGTTGACCAAAGAAGAGAAAGGGCAACTTCAACAATGGAATCAAACTGAAAGGTCTATACCAGAAGAAATGTGTATACACCAGTTATTTGAAAAACAGGTAGCTAAAAATGCAGACAAGCTAGCGGTGTTATCCGGGCGTGCGAACTTAACCTATGGGGAGTTAAATAAGCGTTCCAATCAAGTCGCTCATTTTCTTCAAGAACAAGGAGTAGGACCTGAAACCCGTGTAGGTATATGCATGAACCGCTCGCTGGAGCTTGTAATTTGTATGATGGGCATTTTAAAGGCTGGCGCAGCGTATGTACCGATTGATCCCTCTGTGCCGAAAGAGCGAAAATCCTACATAGTAGAAAGCAGCGAGGCGGCAATTGTTTTGACGCAAGAGGACTTAAAACAACAATTGCCAGAGAAGCGTGTGAATTGGGATTATATCTATTATGACAGAGATGAGTTTCAACATTATCAAAGCAAGAATGTGAGTTCGAGTGTCCAACAAAAAAATACCGCGTACCTCATCTATACGTCTGGGTCAACAGGAAGGCCAAAAGGGGTTATCGAAGCCCATCGCCCCGTCATCAATGTCATTGATTGGGTAAATAAAACCTATGAAGTAGGCGAGAATGATCGAATGTTATGGATTACATCCATTGGTTTTGATTTATCCGTTTATGATGTATTCGGATTACTTGCCGCAGGAGGGTCGATAAGAATTGCCAGTGAGCAAGACATAGGGAATCCAGAACGATTAATCAGCCTTTTGAATGAAGGGGAAGTAACTTTCTGGGATTCCGCGCCTGCGGCCTTACAACAGTTAGTGCCTTTATTAAAGATGAAAGAGAATGCCGTCGCAAACAGTCATTTAAGGTTGGTCTTTTTAAGTGGAGACTGGATTCCTTTGGAATTGCCAGGCACCATGAAAGAGCTCTTTCCAAGGGTGCAAGTAGTAGGTTTAGGAGGAGCGACAGAGGCTACGATCTGGTCAAATTACTATAACATCAATGACATTCCGGAGGAATGGACGAGCATCCCATATGGAAAGCCAATTCAAAATGCCCGCTATTATATTCTAGACCAACATGGAAACCCGTGTCCGATTGGAATACCAGGGGAATTGCATATAGGTGGCCGATGTCTAGCAGAAGGGTATGTGAGCAGGGAACTAACGGAAGAGAGGTTCATCAGCGATCCATTTGTCCATCAAATAGAGGCAAAGATGTATCGGACGGGAGATTTAGCGCGTTATCAAGAAGACGGAAATATTGAATTTCTAGGCAGATTGGATCACCAAGTGAAGGTACGTGGTTACCGGGTCGAACTAGGTGAAATCGAATCAGTGTTAAATCAACATAAGAATATTCAAGAATCAGTGGTT
- a CDS encoding condensation domain-containing protein — protein sequence LIAKAKEQGLNFTPKDLFHHRTIANLVSVVGEVEDNEEQGLIEGNVPLTPVQHWFFETMLEEPNHFNQSLFLQVRDEIDPTLLKKSFDYLIEYHDALRSRFSLSEEGWKQENVGLDGELQEFKVIDLADHSSELQKKEMERIANRAQQKLSIEKGPLVNVRYFNLGRKQPNRILIIIHHLVVDGVSWRILLDDLHKVYQDLKNQEEPKLPSKTMSYKKWAEKLLEYVDSDKIQKEKAYWLDVISKGSTPLPIDYQGQNTVASTDNVSVELNQAYTASLLQEVPKTYHTQIQEILLMVLGETFSEWIGRTPLLIDVEGHGREQFDDEVDCSRTVGWFTSIYPVQIGLRNKNDIGEGIKQVKECIRKIPNGGIDYGVFKYLGSNEIPSANSEVSFNYLGQFDQALTEAALFKMAHESVGLEQSQDNNRPYVLEISGKIMDETLQLNWRYSKNLHERRTISKLANQYMDKLREVINHCLTSSMEYTPSDFPEAKLNQKEFTKLIKKASKRR from the coding sequence ACTGATTGCGAAAGCCAAGGAACAGGGGTTGAATTTCACGCCTAAAGATTTGTTTCATCACCGGACAATCGCTAACTTAGTGAGCGTAGTAGGAGAGGTAGAAGACAATGAAGAACAAGGATTGATTGAAGGCAATGTTCCATTAACGCCTGTTCAACATTGGTTTTTTGAAACTATGCTCGAAGAGCCTAATCATTTTAACCAATCATTGTTTTTACAGGTTCGCGATGAAATAGACCCAACTCTTCTAAAAAAATCATTCGACTATTTAATAGAGTATCATGATGCATTACGGAGTCGATTTTCATTGAGTGAAGAAGGATGGAAACAAGAAAATGTCGGATTAGATGGGGAATTACAAGAATTTAAGGTTATTGATTTAGCGGACCACTCAAGTGAATTACAAAAAAAGGAAATGGAAAGAATCGCAAATAGGGCTCAACAAAAATTAAGTATCGAAAAGGGGCCTTTGGTGAATGTACGTTATTTCAACTTGGGACGAAAACAACCCAACCGAATATTAATCATTATCCACCATTTAGTGGTTGATGGTGTGTCTTGGCGAATCTTATTAGATGATTTACATAAGGTTTATCAAGATTTAAAGAATCAAGAAGAACCCAAATTGCCTTCAAAAACGATGTCTTATAAAAAATGGGCTGAGAAACTTCTAGAGTACGTAGATTCGGATAAAATTCAGAAAGAAAAAGCGTATTGGTTAGATGTTATTAGTAAGGGGAGCACACCGTTACCGATAGACTACCAAGGACAAAATACAGTGGCTTCTACAGATAACGTATCAGTAGAACTAAATCAAGCATATACAGCATCCTTATTACAGGAAGTCCCAAAGACTTATCATACACAGATCCAGGAGATATTATTGATGGTTTTGGGAGAAACGTTTAGTGAATGGATAGGTCGCACCCCTTTATTAATAGACGTTGAAGGGCACGGTCGAGAACAGTTTGATGATGAAGTCGATTGCTCAAGAACTGTGGGATGGTTTACAAGTATTTATCCTGTACAAATTGGATTAAGAAATAAGAATGATATAGGTGAGGGAATTAAGCAAGTGAAAGAATGTATTCGGAAAATCCCAAATGGAGGGATAGACTACGGGGTATTTAAATACCTGGGAAGTAACGAAATACCAAGTGCTAATTCGGAAGTGAGCTTTAACTATTTAGGGCAATTTGACCAGGCCTTGACAGAAGCAGCTTTGTTCAAAATGGCGCATGAAAGTGTCGGATTAGAACAGAGCCAGGATAATAATCGTCCATATGTATTAGAAATTAGCGGGAAGATTATGGATGAAACGCTGCAATTAAATTGGAGGTACAGTAAAAACCTGCATGAAAGAAGGACGATAAGCAAGTTAGCTAATCAGTATATGGATAAGTTACGGGAAGTAATCAATCATTGCTTGACGTCTTCAATGGAATACACACCTTCAGACTTTCCGGAGGCAAAGTTAAATCAAAAAGAATTTACTAAGTTAATAAAAAAGGCGAGCAAAAGGAGATAG
- a CDS encoding non-ribosomal peptide synthetase, whose protein sequence is METEEIFNENNIHDIYPLSSTQEGMLFYSIDSPDTGMYVQQMIYDLNGIIDIPVFKKAWERVIRRHESLRTSFFWEDVSKPMQIVYKNIDLPWEVIDMSNMGTIKRSENIKSFLKRDLVGGFDISNPPLMRFYIIKEDNNNNKFIWTFHHLLLDGWSVALILKEVISIYRALLCDTNLQLEKASQYKDYIKWIKEQDIPKAQKYWRDLLNGLSEPTNLEVGLVSDGKVEKSHKNSIYGIKEVFVSEDITNKLNQFAKNNSFTMNSLFQGIWSILLSTYSRKRDIVYGTVVSGRTGTPKYFDKMVGMLINTLPVRISIKDDENFISFVERLQEQLIELRQYEYMPLVNIGKNINITSGNALFESIFVYENYPFEIEDNEKIAEGLHLKKASSVDSTNYPLSIVVYPNKKMRIKVLFHKTRFSEEVIASILDQFTNLLTQLDQTKLVGEFEVITAKGKNEILNVFNNTTTDYPRNSSIPKLFEEQVTNDPNGVALSFGDVELSYSQVNSMANNIFADLKEHGIKKGARVALLTGRSIETVVGMIAVLKAGAVYVPLDSEYPAERIKMIIEDSGIEILFKKDDVDIDNLDFAGKVYDLNHKNMVSLKSSTENTTVEASDLCYIMYTSGSTGKPKGVLVNHRNVIRLVKNTSYINFDKNTKMLMTGSVVFDATTLEIWGTLLNGGHLNIIHEDQLLDNEKLKKIIRASSINTMFLSTPVLHQIAQQDCKTFKGVDTLLTGGDVLSTQFTNKIIEENPGLVIINGYGPTENTTYSTTYSINKKHEGPIPIGVPISNSKAYVVDENLRLLPIGVAGELLVAGDGVADGYLNREDLTAEKFINSPFHAQEKCYRTGDIVRLRNDGVIEYIGRTDDQIKIRGNRVELSEVSRQLCEHELIEDAFAILTTSLSGTKEICVYYIPSNDSFTKEYLKVYLANCLPGFMIPSHYISLDSFPLNTNGKVDRKALPKPYTSNLNTETIYEVPTTNIERVLTEIWEEVLSRKKVGITDNFFEIGGDSILAIRLIAKAKEQGLNFTPKDLFHHRTIANLVSVVGEVEDNEEQGLIEGNVPLTPVQHWFFETMLEEPNHFNQSLFLQVRDEIDPTLLKKSFDYLIEYHDALRSRFSLSEEGWKQENVGLDGELQEFKVIDLADHSSELQKKEMERIANRAQQKLSIEKGPLVNVRYFNLGRKQPNRILIIIHHLVVDGVSWRILLDDLHKVYQDLKNQEEPKLPSKTMSYKKWAEKLLEYVDSDKIQKEKAYWLDVISKGSTPLPIDYQGQNTVASTDNVSVELNQAYTASLLQEVPKTYHTQIQEILLMVLGETFSEWIGRTPLLIDVEGHGREQFDDEVDCSRTVGWFTSIYPVQIGLRNKNDIGEGIKQVKECIRKIPNGGIDYGVFKYLGSNEISSANSEVSFNYLGQFDQALTEAALFKMAHESVGLEQSQDNNRPYVLEISGKIMDETLQLNWRYSKNLHERRTISKLANQYMDKLREVINHCLTSSMEYTPSDFPEAKLNQEELNDIINILN, encoded by the coding sequence ATGGAAACAGAAGAAATATTCAATGAAAACAATATTCATGATATTTATCCATTATCCTCCACTCAAGAAGGAATGTTATTTTACTCAATTGATTCACCAGACACAGGTATGTATGTTCAACAAATGATATATGATCTAAATGGAATTATTGATATTCCAGTTTTCAAAAAAGCGTGGGAAAGAGTAATTAGGAGACATGAAAGTTTAAGGACTTCCTTTTTTTGGGAAGATGTTTCTAAACCAATGCAGATCGTTTACAAAAATATTGATTTGCCTTGGGAAGTAATCGATATGTCCAATATGGGCACAATAAAAAGAAGTGAAAATATTAAGTCATTTCTGAAAAGAGATTTAGTCGGAGGATTTGACATATCCAATCCCCCTTTAATGCGTTTTTATATAATAAAAGAAGATAATAATAATAATAAATTTATTTGGACCTTCCATCACTTATTGCTTGATGGATGGTCAGTAGCACTTATTTTGAAAGAAGTCATTTCAATTTATAGAGCATTATTATGTGACACGAACCTTCAATTAGAGAAGGCATCACAATACAAAGACTATATAAAATGGATTAAAGAGCAAGATATTCCAAAAGCACAAAAATACTGGAGGGATCTTCTAAATGGACTATCGGAACCTACTAACTTAGAAGTTGGATTAGTTTCTGATGGGAAAGTTGAAAAAAGTCACAAAAACAGTATTTACGGGATTAAAGAAGTTTTTGTTTCTGAAGATATAACAAACAAATTAAATCAATTTGCAAAGAATAATAGTTTCACAATGAATAGTCTTTTTCAAGGGATATGGTCAATTCTATTGAGCACATATAGTAGAAAAAGAGATATAGTCTATGGAACAGTTGTTTCAGGGAGGACGGGTACTCCCAAGTATTTTGATAAAATGGTTGGAATGCTTATTAATACACTTCCAGTAAGGATTAGTATTAAAGACGATGAAAATTTTATCTCGTTTGTCGAAAGATTGCAAGAACAACTAATAGAATTAAGACAATATGAATATATGCCTTTGGTTAATATCGGTAAAAATATTAATATAACGAGCGGAAATGCATTATTTGAAAGTATATTTGTCTATGAAAATTATCCCTTTGAAATTGAAGATAATGAAAAAATAGCTGAGGGATTGCATTTAAAAAAAGCTAGTTCTGTAGACAGTACAAATTATCCTCTGTCGATAGTTGTGTATCCAAACAAAAAAATGAGAATAAAAGTTTTATTTCATAAAACACGTTTTAGCGAGGAGGTTATTGCTAGTATCCTCGATCAATTTACTAATTTATTGACACAATTAGATCAGACTAAATTGGTAGGTGAATTTGAAGTTATTACAGCTAAAGGTAAAAACGAGATATTAAATGTTTTTAATAATACAACTACTGATTATCCCAGAAATAGTTCAATTCCAAAACTATTTGAAGAGCAAGTCACAAACGACCCTAATGGAGTAGCTCTTAGTTTTGGAGATGTGGAATTATCTTATAGTCAAGTTAATTCAATGGCTAACAATATTTTTGCTGATTTGAAAGAGCACGGTATTAAGAAGGGGGCTCGTGTCGCCTTACTTACTGGGCGTTCTATTGAAACAGTGGTCGGCATGATAGCTGTGTTAAAAGCTGGTGCGGTTTACGTTCCTCTGGATAGTGAATACCCGGCAGAACGAATTAAAATGATAATAGAAGATTCTGGAATAGAAATATTGTTTAAGAAAGATGATGTGGACATCGATAATCTGGATTTTGCAGGGAAAGTTTACGATTTGAATCATAAAAATATGGTTTCACTAAAATCTTCTACGGAAAATACAACAGTAGAAGCTTCTGATCTTTGTTATATTATGTACACTTCTGGATCAACAGGAAAGCCAAAAGGGGTTTTGGTAAATCATCGGAATGTAATTAGATTAGTTAAAAATACAAGTTATATAAATTTTGATAAAAACACAAAGATGCTTATGACTGGTTCTGTGGTTTTTGACGCTACCACTTTAGAGATTTGGGGAACCTTGTTAAATGGAGGACATTTAAATATTATCCATGAGGATCAATTATTAGATAACGAAAAACTCAAAAAAATCATTCGCGCTTCTTCTATTAATACAATGTTTTTATCGACTCCTGTTCTGCATCAAATTGCTCAACAAGATTGTAAGACTTTTAAAGGGGTAGATACGCTACTTACTGGAGGAGATGTGCTCTCTACTCAATTTACCAACAAGATTATAGAGGAGAATCCTGGCCTCGTTATAATTAATGGTTATGGACCAACAGAGAATACAACTTATTCTACGACTTATTCTATAAATAAAAAACATGAAGGTCCTATTCCGATAGGGGTCCCTATATCAAATTCTAAAGCTTATGTTGTGGATGAGAACTTACGTCTTCTACCAATTGGAGTGGCAGGAGAATTATTAGTAGCGGGAGATGGGGTGGCGGATGGTTATTTAAATAGAGAAGATTTAACTGCAGAAAAATTTATTAATAGTCCATTTCATGCTCAAGAAAAATGTTATCGAACAGGTGATATAGTGCGCCTTCGTAATGATGGCGTTATAGAATATATCGGGCGTACTGATGACCAAATTAAGATTCGAGGGAATAGAGTCGAATTGTCGGAGGTTAGTCGTCAATTATGCGAGCATGAGTTAATAGAGGATGCATTTGCTATATTAACTACTAGTTTATCTGGGACTAAAGAAATCTGTGTGTACTATATACCTAGCAATGATAGTTTTACAAAGGAATATTTAAAAGTTTATTTAGCGAATTGTTTACCTGGTTTCATGATTCCAAGTCATTATATTTCACTAGATAGTTTTCCGTTAAATACCAATGGGAAAGTGGATAGAAAGGCACTGCCTAAACCATACACATCTAACCTGAATACCGAAACAATCTATGAAGTGCCTACTACGAATATAGAGAGAGTACTCACAGAGATATGGGAAGAAGTTTTAAGTAGAAAAAAGGTTGGAATTACCGATAACTTTTTTGAAATCGGCGGGGATTCCATCTTGGCGATCAGACTGATTGCGAAAGCCAAGGAACAGGGGTTGAATTTCACGCCTAAAGATTTGTTTCATCACCGGACAATCGCTAACTTAGTGAGCGTAGTAGGAGAGGTAGAAGACAATGAAGAACAAGGATTGATTGAAGGCAATGTTCCATTAACGCCTGTTCAACATTGGTTTTTTGAAACTATGCTCGAAGAGCCTAATCATTTTAACCAATCATTGTTTTTACAGGTTCGCGATGAAATAGACCCAACTCTTCTAAAAAAATCATTCGACTATTTAATAGAGTATCATGATGCATTACGGAGTCGATTTTCATTGAGTGAAGAAGGATGGAAACAAGAAAATGTCGGATTAGATGGGGAATTACAAGAATTTAAGGTTATTGATTTAGCGGACCACTCAAGTGAATTACAAAAAAAGGAAATGGAAAGAATCGCAAATAGGGCTCAACAAAAATTAAGTATCGAAAAGGGGCCTTTGGTGAATGTACGTTATTTCAACTTGGGACGAAAACAACCCAACCGAATATTAATCATTATCCACCATTTAGTGGTTGATGGTGTGTCTTGGCGAATCTTATTAGATGATTTACATAAGGTTTATCAAGATTTAAAGAATCAAGAAGAACCCAAATTGCCTTCAAAAACGATGTCTTATAAAAAATGGGCTGAGAAACTTCTAGAGTACGTAGATTCGGATAAAATTCAGAAAGAAAAAGCGTATTGGTTAGATGTTATTAGTAAGGGGAGCACACCGTTACCGATAGACTACCAAGGACAAAATACAGTGGCTTCTACAGATAACGTATCAGTAGAACTAAATCAAGCATATACAGCATCCTTATTACAGGAAGTCCCAAAGACTTATCATACACAGATCCAGGAGATATTATTGATGGTTTTGGGAGAAACGTTTAGTGAATGGATAGGTCGCACCCCTTTATTAATAGACGTTGAAGGGCACGGTCGAGAACAGTTTGATGATGAAGTCGATTGCTCAAGAACTGTGGGATGGTTTACAAGTATTTATCCTGTACAAATTGGATTAAGAAATAAGAATGATATAGGTGAGGGAATTAAGCAAGTGAAAGAATGTATTCGGAAAATCCCAAATGGAGGGATAGACTACGGGGTATTTAAATACCTTGGAAGTAACGAAATATCAAGTGCTAATTCGGAAGTGAGCTTTAACTATTTAGGGCAATTTGACCAGGCCTTGACAGAAGCAGCTTTGTTCAAAATGGCGCATGAAAGTGTCGGATTAGAACAGAGCCAGGATAATAATCGTCCATATGTATTAGAAATTAGCGGGAAGATTATGGATGAAACGCTGCAATTAAATTGGAGGTACAGTAAAAACCTGCATGAAAGAAGGACGATAAGCAAGTTAGCTAATCAGTATATGGATAAGTTACGGGAAGTAATCAATCATTGCTTGACGTCTTCAATGGAATACACACCTTCAGACTTTCCGGAGGCAAAGTTAAATCAAGAAGAATTAAATGACATTATCAATATATTGAACTAA